In one Nitrososphaera viennensis EN76 genomic region, the following are encoded:
- a CDS encoding CHASE domain-containing protein — MRRDGLSIPFAALAVAVAITIFAWYTVTVFVNDLEQARFDDEVLATVFSINNRMQEYEQVLFGGKGLFASSQQVERAEWKAFVDNQMIPHRFPGVQGIGFIERVPAGELASHVASMRSEGFADYAVQPESQKQEYYPVVFIEPFDARNRQALGFDVSSEQVRNAAISRALESGQTTITGKITLITETEADMQRGFLMLVPVYENGMPAGTPDERRESIRGFVYAPFRMNDLMNGIMSLTARDITFSVYDGQPASESLMFDLAAVTGTKEGEIDGSLEKTVIMDIGGRQWTLEFAALDSIHSGFNLFIPYVVLAVGFALSGVLFYVMYSASRLREETAELAWAAEEIARGNLDVRLDAGLLGSQDRVGSLARVFDEMRKSVKAGTDDLKKMNEDLVRIDKMKEEFSSMVSHELKSPLTPIKFGADALLDPESAGNLTEDQKGYARMVMRNATKMENLINDLMDSYKLDIDKLTFVMTENDIGQMVSQCVADLAPYAKDKAIKLEADVKASGTILCDRKRIDQVIANLVKNSVDFVPESGGRITVRAQDAGNKEDEVVFSVEDNGIGIPADKVDKLFEKFYQIDTSAKRKFGGSGLGLPISKGIVEAHGGRIWADREYKGGAAIRFALPRKRSLQKP; from the coding sequence TTGCGGCGGGACGGCCTTTCGATTCCCTTTGCGGCACTTGCCGTGGCAGTCGCAATAACCATTTTTGCATGGTACACTGTGACAGTCTTTGTCAACGACCTGGAACAGGCCCGTTTTGACGACGAGGTCCTTGCAACCGTGTTTTCGATAAACAACCGCATGCAGGAGTACGAGCAGGTGCTCTTTGGCGGAAAGGGCCTCTTTGCCTCATCGCAGCAGGTGGAAAGGGCAGAGTGGAAGGCTTTTGTGGACAACCAGATGATCCCGCACAGGTTCCCCGGAGTGCAGGGCATTGGCTTTATCGAGCGCGTCCCTGCAGGCGAGCTTGCATCGCACGTTGCGAGCATGCGCAGCGAAGGATTTGCAGATTATGCCGTGCAGCCGGAAAGCCAAAAACAAGAGTATTATCCTGTCGTGTTTATCGAGCCGTTTGACGCAAGAAACCGGCAGGCGCTCGGCTTTGACGTGTCGTCCGAGCAGGTTAGAAACGCGGCAATATCCAGGGCGCTGGAAAGCGGCCAGACGACGATAACGGGCAAGATAACCCTGATAACAGAAACCGAGGCCGACATGCAGAGAGGGTTTCTGATGCTGGTCCCCGTGTACGAAAACGGCATGCCTGCCGGCACGCCGGACGAGCGCCGCGAAAGCATCAGGGGCTTTGTCTATGCGCCGTTTCGCATGAATGACCTCATGAACGGCATAATGAGCCTGACTGCCCGCGACATCACGTTTTCCGTATACGATGGCCAGCCTGCGAGCGAAAGCCTGATGTTTGACCTTGCCGCAGTCACCGGGACCAAAGAGGGCGAGATTGACGGGTCGCTTGAAAAAACCGTCATAATGGACATAGGGGGCAGGCAGTGGACGCTAGAGTTTGCCGCGCTCGACTCCATACACTCTGGATTCAACCTCTTTATACCGTACGTCGTGCTTGCTGTCGGCTTTGCGCTCAGCGGCGTGCTGTTTTACGTGATGTACTCTGCCAGCAGGCTGCGCGAAGAGACGGCTGAGCTTGCCTGGGCCGCAGAAGAGATAGCAAGGGGCAATCTTGACGTCCGGCTCGACGCCGGGCTCCTTGGGTCGCAGGACCGGGTGGGCAGCCTTGCGCGCGTCTTTGACGAGATGCGAAAAAGCGTCAAGGCCGGCACGGACGACCTGAAAAAGATGAACGAAGACCTGGTACGCATCGACAAGATGAAGGAGGAGTTTTCGTCGATGGTGAGCCACGAGCTAAAGTCGCCGCTTACTCCGATAAAGTTTGGCGCAGACGCGCTCTTGGACCCTGAAAGCGCCGGCAACCTGACAGAGGATCAGAAGGGGTACGCAAGGATGGTCATGCGCAACGCGACCAAGATGGAGAACCTGATAAACGACCTGATGGACTCGTACAAGCTTGACATAGACAAGCTGACCTTTGTCATGACCGAAAACGACATCGGGCAGATGGTCTCCCAGTGCGTTGCAGACCTTGCGCCCTATGCCAAGGACAAGGCGATAAAGCTGGAGGCCGACGTAAAGGCGTCCGGCACAATACTATGCGACAGAAAGCGAATCGACCAGGTGATCGCAAACCTCGTGAAAAACTCTGTCGATTTCGTGCCGGAAAGCGGGGGCAGGATAACGGTCAGGGCACAGGACGCTGGAAACAAGGAAGATGAAGTGGTGTTTTCCGTGGAGGACAACGGGATAGGCATCCCTGCCGACAAGGTGGACAAGTTGTTTGAAAAGTTCTACCAGATAGACACGTCTGCAAAAAGAAAGTTTGGCGGAAGCGGCCTTGGCCTGCCGATTTCAAAGGGCATAGTGGAGGCGCACGGGGGCAGGATCTGGGCGGACAGGGAATACAAAGGCGGGGCGGCCATCCGCTTTGCGCTGCCAAGAAAAAGAAGCCTCCAGAAGCCCTGA
- a CDS encoding transcription initiation factor IIB, which translates to MFGDRCPRCGRGSMVTDNSSGELFCGNCGFVVSERIEEMGPEWRAFSKEEHEDRSRAGIPTSLAMHDMGLATIIGPVDKDASGKPLSASMKSTIERLRTWDSRSQVHEPVDRNFRQAFSELDRLKDKLAVGDAVIEKAAYVYRKALEKGLVRGRSISALVAAALYAACRDTETPRTLKDIANASNIKKKDVARCYRLLIRELDLKMPVVDPVKCVARIASKAGLSEKTKRKALEILKKAEEGKISAGKDPMGLAAAALYVACVMNGENKTQKDVAEAAGVTEVTIRNRYKGLKTHLKL; encoded by the coding sequence ATGTTTGGCGACCGCTGCCCCCGTTGCGGCAGAGGGTCGATGGTTACAGACAACTCTAGCGGAGAACTGTTTTGCGGTAACTGCGGTTTCGTGGTAAGCGAAAGGATAGAGGAGATGGGCCCCGAGTGGCGCGCCTTCTCAAAGGAAGAGCACGAGGACAGGAGCAGAGCAGGCATCCCGACGTCTCTTGCCATGCACGACATGGGCCTTGCAACAATCATCGGCCCCGTCGACAAGGACGCCTCGGGCAAGCCGCTTTCCGCATCCATGAAGAGCACGATCGAGAGGCTCAGGACGTGGGACAGCAGGAGCCAGGTGCACGAGCCGGTGGACCGCAACTTCCGCCAGGCGTTCTCAGAGCTTGACAGGCTCAAGGACAAGCTTGCAGTGGGCGACGCGGTGATTGAAAAGGCCGCCTACGTCTACAGAAAGGCGCTTGAAAAAGGGCTGGTGCGCGGGCGCTCCATCTCTGCGCTTGTCGCAGCGGCGCTTTATGCGGCATGCCGCGACACCGAGACTCCAAGGACGCTCAAGGACATCGCAAACGCAAGCAACATCAAGAAAAAGGATGTCGCAAGGTGCTACCGCCTCCTTATCCGCGAGCTGGACCTGAAGATGCCGGTCGTAGACCCGGTGAAATGTGTCGCAAGGATTGCAAGCAAGGCAGGCCTTTCAGAAAAGACAAAGAGGAAGGCCCTTGAAATCCTGAAAAAGGCGGAGGAAGGCAAGATCTCTGCCGGCAAGGACCCGATGGGCCTCGCAGCGGCCGCGCTGTACGTGGCGTGCGTCATGAACGGAGAGAACAAGACGCAAAAAGACGTGGCAGAGGCGGCAGGCGTGACAGAAGTGACCATCCGCAACCGCTACAAGGGCCTAAAGACGCACCTCAAGCTCTGA
- the rpiA gene encoding ribose-5-phosphate isomerase RpiA, with the protein MSSLLQDAIQKLAKDAVGRFVRPNQVVGLGSGSTAAYIVREMAGLKAKNTLLCVPTSLQIKVEAEKSGLRFADEGRIPDIDIVFDGADQIDGRFNMIKGGGGALLREKILISSAKTVVIVADEAKFVKSFSRSVPIEVHPMARTSAAKKLEEVGGRPAMRTLDKGYPFVTENGNIILDTVFSSIPDPEKAELELKGIAGVMEVGLFTRKSDVYYYRAKSDGTFEMVNP; encoded by the coding sequence TTGTCGTCACTGCTGCAGGATGCAATACAAAAGCTGGCCAAGGACGCGGTGGGCAGGTTTGTCAGGCCAAATCAGGTGGTGGGCCTTGGCAGCGGGAGCACTGCTGCCTACATTGTCCGGGAGATGGCGGGCCTGAAAGCCAAGAACACGCTCCTCTGCGTCCCGACGTCATTGCAGATAAAGGTCGAGGCAGAGAAATCCGGCCTGCGCTTTGCAGACGAAGGCCGCATACCGGACATCGACATTGTGTTTGACGGAGCCGACCAGATCGACGGCAGGTTCAACATGATAAAGGGCGGGGGCGGCGCGCTCTTGCGCGAAAAGATCCTGATATCCTCTGCCAAGACAGTCGTCATTGTGGCCGACGAAGCCAAGTTTGTCAAGTCGTTTTCAAGGTCCGTGCCGATAGAGGTCCACCCGATGGCCCGGACGTCGGCTGCAAAAAAGCTTGAGGAGGTGGGAGGCAGGCCGGCCATGCGCACCCTTGACAAGGGCTACCCGTTTGTCACGGAGAACGGCAACATAATACTGGATACTGTATTTTCGTCGATCCCGGACCCGGAAAAGGCCGAGCTGGAACTGAAAGGGATCGCCGGCGTGATGGAAGTGGGGCTGTTCACGAGAAAGTCTGATGTCTACTACTACAGGGCAAAGAGCGACGGCACGTTTGAGATGGTCAATCCCTGA
- the mscL gene encoding large conductance mechanosensitive channel protein MscL, with product MSGSSSGGSTAPPPEKKTLMTEFIDFLKTFGVIGLAIAFVIGAAASKLVTAFVNDIITPIVGLALPSGDLRTLAYNVTNTATGATSKFSYGDLIANIIDFLIIAFIVFLMYKLLSRYKVLGVEDKTKKT from the coding sequence ATGTCGGGCAGTAGCAGTGGCGGCAGCACCGCCCCTCCGCCAGAGAAAAAAACCCTGATGACGGAGTTTATCGACTTTCTAAAGACCTTCGGGGTGATAGGGCTTGCCATCGCGTTTGTAATCGGCGCTGCCGCGTCAAAGCTCGTGACTGCGTTTGTAAACGACATAATAACCCCGATAGTCGGGCTTGCGCTTCCGTCCGGCGACCTGAGGACACTGGCTTACAACGTTACAAATACTGCTACTGGGGCGACGTCGAAATTCTCGTACGGAGACCTGATAGCAAACATCATAGACTTTCTCATCATTGCCTTCATAGTCTTTTTGATGTACAAGCTCCTCTCCCGGTACAAGGTGCTCGGGGTAGAGGACAAGACGAAAAAGACCTAA
- a CDS encoding dihydroorotase — protein MENSCDILVTNASAVIPKVGVVECDIAIEDGRIKTLKPSQNASASRKINAAGKYVLPGAIDPHVHYGVYTPIDEAARTESRSAAVGGVTTMMRMLRLYDSDYRAVERQLAASRGAHCIDYAIHASILRKEQVKDIPYLKKKGINSLKIYMNLGADLNHIYMDLEPGEHGVKDGEVNMDDSLLSAIVEGGAKEHSTILVHAENPAVCAEHIRRGKEKGMTGLKAWSDCRPAQSEAESVAKVSALGRKFGANLYFVHIGSNAALDAILAERQKGNANYYIETCPQYLTHTYDFASMTGKVVPPIRSKSDVQSVWSALRNGIIDTVGTDHVANRLDIKMGNGDLWSALAGFPGIATMLPVLLDRGVNGDRIGIERVAEITSYNAARIFGMYPRKGTIQQGSDADIVMVDMDLEQKVTPELLQSYSDYTIYDGWRLKGWPVLTMVRGRVVMEAGQVAQDALGHGQFVARLPS, from the coding sequence ATGGAAAACTCTTGCGACATACTCGTCACAAACGCGTCGGCCGTCATACCCAAGGTCGGAGTCGTCGAGTGCGACATCGCCATTGAAGACGGCAGGATAAAGACGCTAAAGCCGTCGCAGAACGCAAGCGCATCGAGAAAGATAAACGCGGCCGGCAAGTATGTTTTGCCAGGCGCAATAGACCCGCACGTCCACTATGGCGTCTACACCCCGATTGACGAAGCGGCGCGTACAGAGTCGCGCTCGGCGGCAGTCGGCGGCGTCACGACCATGATGCGCATGCTGCGCCTCTACGACAGCGACTACCGCGCAGTCGAAAGGCAGCTTGCGGCAAGCAGGGGCGCGCACTGCATCGACTATGCGATCCACGCGTCGATATTGAGAAAGGAGCAGGTCAAGGACATACCCTACCTGAAGAAAAAGGGCATCAATTCGCTGAAAATATACATGAACCTAGGGGCGGACCTCAACCACATATACATGGACCTGGAGCCCGGCGAGCACGGGGTCAAGGACGGCGAGGTAAACATGGACGACTCGCTCCTGTCCGCCATAGTCGAGGGCGGCGCAAAAGAGCACTCGACAATCCTCGTGCACGCGGAAAACCCCGCAGTGTGCGCAGAGCACATCCGTCGCGGAAAGGAAAAGGGCATGACGGGCTTGAAGGCGTGGTCGGACTGCAGGCCGGCGCAGTCAGAGGCAGAAAGCGTCGCCAAGGTGTCAGCCCTTGGCAGGAAGTTTGGCGCAAACCTCTACTTTGTGCACATTGGCTCAAACGCTGCGCTTGACGCGATACTTGCAGAGAGGCAAAAGGGAAACGCCAACTATTACATCGAGACCTGCCCGCAGTACCTCACCCACACCTATGACTTTGCAAGCATGACAGGAAAGGTGGTGCCCCCCATACGCTCAAAGAGCGACGTGCAGAGCGTCTGGTCGGCGCTTCGAAACGGCATAATCGACACCGTGGGCACGGACCACGTGGCAAACAGGCTTGACATAAAGATGGGAAACGGCGACCTGTGGTCGGCTCTTGCCGGCTTTCCAGGCATTGCCACCATGCTCCCCGTGCTCCTTGACCGGGGCGTCAACGGCGACAGGATAGGCATCGAAAGGGTGGCAGAAATAACGAGTTACAACGCCGCAAGGATATTTGGCATGTACCCGAGAAAGGGCACGATACAGCAGGGCTCTGACGCCGACATAGTGATGGTCGACATGGACCTTGAGCAAAAGGTGACGCCAGAGCTGTTGCAGTCATACTCTGACTATACCATCTACGACGGCTGGAGATTGAAGGGGTGGCCGGTGCTCACGATGGTGCGCGGAAGAGTGGTGATGGAAGCAGGCCAGGTGGCGCAGGACGCCCTCGGCCACGGCCAGTTTGTTGCAAGGCTCCCCTCTTAG